The proteins below are encoded in one region of Cucurbita pepo subsp. pepo cultivar mu-cu-16 chromosome LG10, ASM280686v2, whole genome shotgun sequence:
- the LOC111804326 gene encoding transcription factor SPATULA-like, producing the protein MDHSISNNCDQNACSSSTWTLPATATATAAVSSSSPPDEISLFLQQMLLRSSSAAPHSSLLFSSPSPSIFSELTCNIRAFTPPTHNISPPYGPPNAIPEEISPVDASEQFANFSSSGVVHDPLRSCPTPAPPNASSIHVGASDQYENDEFECESEGLEALVEDDLPTKPNPRSSSKRSRAAEVHNMSEKRRRSRINEKMKALQNLVPNSNKTDKASMLDDAIEYLKQLQLQLQMLSMRHGLSLHPMNLPGSLQYLQLSPMRMDFGEGSRSLPSDQERPNQIFLSLPDQKAASIHPFMSDIGRTNPQTPFELAPPIQTHLVPFYLSGSPKSKEICREALRDHQVNAIGQSETTPFLSCPNSIPAPPDLQELQNGVSLEPCIIEENRSASTQAEQLKQQSCNDQDC; encoded by the exons ATGGACCATTCCATTTCCAACAATTGCGATCAAAATGCATGTTCTTCTTCGACGTGGACACTccccgccaccgccaccgccaccgccgccgtctCCTCTTCTTCCCCTCCCGATGAAATCTCTCTGTTTCTGCAACAAATGTTGCTGCGTTCCTCTTCCGCCGCTCCCCActcctctctcctcttttcctctccttcTCCCTCCATCTTCTCAGAGCTCACCTGCAACATTAGAGCCTTCACCCCTCCAACCCATAACATTTCCCCTCCTTACGGGCCGCCTAATGCAATTCCTGAAGAGATCTCCCCCGTCGATGCCTCAGAACAATTTGCAAATTTCTCATCTTCCGGTGTAGTACATGATCCCTTGCGCTCTTGTCCCACACCCGCTCCACCCAATGCGTCTTCTATACATGTCGGAGCTAGTGATCAGTATGAAAACGATGAGTTTGAATGCGAAAGTGAG GGTCTGGAGGCATTGGTTGAAGACGACCTGCCTACGAAGCCCAATCCTCGCAGTTCTTCCAAGAGAAGCAGAGCCGCCGAAGTTCATAATATGTCTGAAAAG AGAAGAAGGAGCagaattaatgagaaaatgaaggCCTTGCAAAATCTGGTCCCCAATTCTAACAAG ACTGACAAGGCCTCGATGCTGGACGATGcaatcgaatatctcaagcagcttcaacttcaacttcag ATGCTGTCGATGAGACATGGCTTGAGTTTGCATCCTATGAACTTGCCTGGAAGTTTGCAATATCTCCAACTTTCCCCCATGAGAATGGACTTTGGTGAAGGAAGCAGGTCACTTCCCTCTGACCAAGAGAGACCCAACCAGATCTTTCTCAGTTTGCCTGACCAAAAGGCTGCCTCCATCCATCCTTTCATGTCAGACATTGGAAGAACTAATCCACAAACTCCATTTGAATTGGCCCCGCCCATCCAAACTCACCTAGTTCCCTTTTACTTGAGTGGGTCCCCGAAGTCCAAG GAGATTTGCAGAGAAGCACTGCGAGATCACCAAGTGAATGCGATCGGCCAATCGGAGACAACTCCCTTCT TGTCATGCCCCAATAGCATTCCAGCGCCCCCTGATTTACAAGAACTACAGAATGGCGTCTCATTGGAACCGTGCATCATTGAAGAAAATCGATCAG CATCAACACAGGCAGAGCAACTGAAACAACAGAGCTGCAATGATCAAGATTGTTGA
- the LOC111804516 gene encoding probable serine/threonine-protein kinase At1g01540 produces the protein MSDHKSGSMTDQLSKQTSIFGLRLWVVLGVCVGAAFVLFLFLISLWIASKRSRKNISHKPTIPIVSKEIQEIRIEQPLAQNQENKPSSRAHFQVEPEVIPGVERQALLSLPQDEERVNRIHIEIGKDHRISYPERLGRSSSSHGSGEGRCGGDQLPMVVPEVSHLGWGHWYTLRELEASTNGFAPDNVIGEGGYGIVYHGILEDGTQVAVKNLLNNRGQAEKEFKVEVEAIGRVRHKNLVRLLGYCAEGAHRMLVYEYINNGNLEQWLHGDVGSFSPLTWEIRMNIILGTAKGLAYLHEGLEPKVVHRDIKSSNILLDKQWNSKVSDFGLAKLLCSDNSYITTRVMGTFGYVAPEYASTGMLNERSDVYSFGILVMEIISGRNPVDYGRPPDEVHLIDWLKRLVSNRNPEGVLDPKLSEKPTSRALKRALLVALRCVDPNAQKRPKMGHIIHMLEAEEATLKGDRKTGKNPENSHSDNVKDGLSERQATELGETNVDEQRDT, from the exons ATGTCTGACCACAAATCAGGCTCCATGACCGACCAGCTCTCCAAGCAGACTTCTATTTTTGGCCTACGCTTGTGGGTTGTTCTTGGGGTTTGTGTAGGAGCAGCTTTTGTGCTCTTTCTGTTTCTTATTTCTCTTTGGATCGCCTCTAAACGCTCTCGCAAGAACATTTCTCACAAACCCACAATTCCAATCGTCTCCAAAGAAATCCAAGAGATCAGAATCGAGCAGCCCCTCGCtcaaaaccaagaaaataaGCCTAGTAGTAGAGCTCATTTTCAGGTCGAGCCGGAAGTAATCCCCGGAGTTGAGCGCCAAGCGTTGCTTTCGTTGCCTCAGGACGAAGAGCGAGTGAACAGGATTCATATTGAGATCGGGAAGGATCATAGGATTTCATATCCTGAGCGCCTAGGTCGGTCGTCTTCCTCGCACGGCAGTGGAGAGGGCCGATGTGGTGGTGATCAGTTGCCTATGGTGGTGCCTGAAGTTTCCCATTTGGGTTGGGGGCATTGGTACACTCTCAGAGAGCTCGAAGCTTCCACTAACGGCTTCGCCCCCGATAATGTAATCGGTGAGGGTGGGTATGGAATTGTTTATCATGGCATATTGGAGGATGGAACTCAGGTTGCTGTTAAGAATTTACTGAACAATAG GGGACAAGCCGAGAAGGAGTTtaaagttgaagttgaagcaATTGGACGAGTCAGACACAAGAACCTAGTTAGATTACTTGGATACTGTGCTGAAGGTGCTCACAG GATGCTTGTATACGAGTACATAAATAATGGAAACTTGGAACAATGGCTTCATGGGGATGTGGGATCTTTCAGCCCTCTTACCTGGGAGATTAGAATGAATATCATTCTTGGAACCGCTAAAGG GCTAGCTTATCTTCACGAAGGATTGGAACCAAAGGTTGTTCACCGGGATATCAAATCAAGCAATATATTACTCGATAAGCAATGGAATTCCAAGGTTTCAGATTTTGGGCTTGCTAAGCTACTATGCTCTGATAATAGCTATATCACAACTCGAGTCATGGGAACATTTGG CTATGTAGCGCCAGAATATGCAAGTACGGGGATGCTAAATGAAAGAAGTGATGTGTATAGTTTTGGAATACTCGTTATGGAAATAATCTCAGGAAGGAACCCTGTGGATTATGGTCGTCCTCCAGATGAG GTACACTTGATCGATTGGCTTAAGAGATTGGTTAGTAACCGTAACCCGGAGGGCGTATTGGATCCAAAGCTTTCTGAAAAGCCTACTTCAAGAGCATTAAAGCGGGCTCTTCTTGTTGCATTACGCTGTGTGGACCCAAATGCTCAGAAGCGGCCAAAAATGGGACACATTATTCATATGCTTGAAGCTGAAGAGGCTACCTTAAAAGGG GATCGCAAAACTGGAAAGAACCCAGAGAACTCACATTCAGACAATGTCAAGGATGGTTTAAGTGAAAGGCAGGCGACAGAATTAGGTGAAACCAATGTGGATGAACAACGAGATACGTGA